From the genome of Brassica oleracea var. oleracea cultivar TO1000 chromosome C4, BOL, whole genome shotgun sequence:
TGACAGACATGGAAACCCTTTTGGTGATAGAATTGCCCTCCCAGCGCAAAGAGGCCGGCCCCTATCAAATAAGTTGGTTCCACTGGAGACTTCTCACCAAAATACATCCAGAGCTAGGTTCACTCAAGGCCCAAGTAGTCAGAGAAAATCTCCTTCAAAAGTAATAGGGGGCCACCAGGGAGGCCCTCATAAGGTACAATCAAATCAGCTGGAACCTCAACGTTGGAGGGTGAAGCAAACACATCCTACTGAGGCTCCAGAATCTTCACAAACACCAGTCAATAGAGCTCTCTCTCTTCCCGGAGGGTCACGACCTCCTCTCAGTAGAAATCTCGACCGTTGTGACTTCCCCCCCATCAGAGACTGGGATCCCGACCAGATAACAAGTTTTGGAGGATCTACGAGAGGCCTCTTATCAGTACATCAACTGTGGAGACCCAGTTGAAAGCGTTGCTCGACGTCAAAGGGTGCTAGAGACAGAACATAATGGTCTGGTTGACACCACTTCTGACAATATTATAGCATCAGCCACCCAAGAAGCAGTAAACCAAGCAGCCCTCCATGCAGTAAATTAAGCTCTGATTCTCGGAGATGCTGAGATCTTGCCTTCTTCGGAGCCGGAGATTCCCTCCCCTGTTGCTATGGAAACACCGGTGGCCTTGCGAACCCCGCCTTTCATGAAAAGGCCAAGAGAGCGTCACGGGAGTTCTAGCAAACGCTCAGGCTCCTCTCGCATTATCACAGGAGCCTCCTCGAAGAAAAGACTGATGTCACAGGCCCGACTTCCATATGCCCGTCACGGTTTCCCTCACGCCTCTCCCGTCCTCCCCCTGGGCCAAACCTCTTCACAATGGTCCCATCGAGCCCCCCTCACCGCTTTGCCTGAAGATCAAACCACGAGAAGAACCTCAGTCTGAGGAAATGTGTCGGATTTTCACACACATCTCCTTCCTCTTCCTTAGTCGTGCTGAGCTGGAATTGTTGCGGCCTTGGGAACCCCATGACAATTCTGCGGCTCAAAGAACTCTCTAAACAGTGGCTTCCAGACATTATTTTTCTATCTGAAACAAAGAGCAGGAGGTTTAGCTTTGCTTTGGAAGGCAGACCTAGACATCCAAATCTTAACCGTAAACAGAAACTTCATTGATGCCATCATCTCATTTAAAGACTCAACTTTTCATGGCACTTTCATATACGGCGCCCCAGAGATTTGCAATCGCCAGGAGGTTTGGAATCAACTCATTGATCTGTCTCTGACCAGACACTCACCTTGGTTTCTCACGGGTGATTTCAACGATATCATTTGCAACAACGAGAAGTCGGGAGGGACAGTGAGACCGGAGAGCTCCTTCACCTCCTTCAGATCCTTCCTCTCCACATGCGATCTCTTTGACATCAAGCATTCCGGTAACTTTCTCTCGTGGCGAGGCCAGAGACATTCTCACCTTGTTCATTGTCGCCTGGACAGAGCAGTTGCAAACAGCTCCTGGTCTGATCTGTTTCCTAGAGCCCGCTGCGAGTATCTCAAATTCGAAGCTTCAGATCACAGACCTCTAGTGACCACACTAGATGTCAAGAAAAGGAAACACACCAGACTCTTCCGCTATGACAGACGCCTCCGTGATAATCCAGAAATATCCAAGCTCGTAGAGGATGTCTGGAAAGACCAATCTGATGCCTCGGTAGCAGACAGAATCCGTCGAGTCCGCCAAGCAATTTCGACATGGAGCAAAGAGAACTACGTTAACAGTAGGAAATTGATTCTTGAACTAAAAGAGGCACTCGACAATGCACTTTCAGTGAGCGTACCGGATGAAACTGCTATCTCACATCTCAATCAGCGGCTTTTAAAAGCTTACAGAGCAGAGGAAGAATTCTGGAAGCAACGTAGCTGTCTTATGTGGCTCTCACTTGGAGACAAAAACACCACTTTCTTCCATGCTTCTTCCAAAGGAAGGAAAGCCCGCAATAGAATCTCAGTTCTGGAAGACTCCTCTGGATCACCTGTCTTTGAAGATAGTCAGATTGTGGAACTGATCTCCTCTTATTTTAAAATATCTTTACCTCCACGGGTGTCTCGCCGAGGGAAGTCATCTTGTCCGCTATCTCCCCATGTATATCTGTTGAGACAAATTCCCTCCTGACGTCAATCCCATCTGCCTTGGAAATTCGAGAAGCCATGTTCGCTATACACCCAGACAAGGCTCCTGGGCCTGATGGCTTCTCCGCGAGTTTCTTCCAATCTAACTGGGAGGTGGTGGGTCCTGCAATAACAAAAGAGATACAAGGTTTTTTCGTTACAAGCTCTCTACCATGCTCTATCAACGAGACGCACATTAGACTGATTCCAAAGATCACGGGTCCTAAACAGTTGCAGATTATCGCCCTATCGCGCTTTGTAACGTGTATTATAAAGCTATATCTAAGATTCTATCCTTAAGACTCAAACCTGTGCTACAAAGTATAGTCTTCGAGAATTAATCAGCTTTCATCCCAGGGCGCGTCATCTCTGATAACGTGTTGATTACCCACGAAATACTGCACTATCTGAAGGCCTCAGGCGCTGTTAAGAACTATCCAATGGCAGTTAAGACTGATATTAGTAAGGCTTACGATAGACTAGAATGGAGCTTTATCCATATAATGCTAGAGCAGATGGGGTTTAGTCTTACCTGGATTCACTGGATGATGCAATGCATCTCGACCGTCTCATATTCCTTCCTACTCAATGACGAGGTGGTGGGGAGGGTGATCCCAGAGAGAGGCATCCGTCAGGGGGATCCTCTCTCACCCTACATCTTCATCCTATGCGCAGAAGTCTTGTCAGGGCTATGCAAAAGAGCACAACAAGATGGTACAATGCCGGGGATTAGAATTGCTAGGAAGAGTCCAAAGATTAATCACCTTTTGTTTGCAGAGGACACCATGTTCTTCACAACGTCAGGGGAAAGTAGCTGCACATCTCTATCAAAAATTCTCCATGACTATGAAAGCGCCTCAGGACAGAAGATTAATGTTCTCAAATCTTCCATCTCCTTTGCTAGCAAAACGCCCCCTGAGATTAGAGCAAGAGTTAAACAACAATTGGGCATAGATAAGGAGGGAGGAGTAGGTAAGTACCTAGGCCTTCCTGAGCACTTTGGAAGAAGAAAGAAGAACCTCTTCAGTTCCATCGTCGACCGGATGCATCAAAAATCCATCTCCTGGTCCACTCAATTCCTATCTACAATAGGCAAAGCAATTATGCTTCAATCAGTTCTATCATCAGTTCCTAACTTTGCTATGACCTGTTTTCTCCTACCAATCAGCTTATGTAAGCGCATTCAGTCTGTACTTACAAGATTTTGGTGGGACACGAAGGCCGGTGAAAGGAAAATCTGCTGGGTCTCCTGGGAAGATCTCACTCTCCCCGAGAGTTTAGGGGGCTTAGGCTTCCGCGACATCCAAATTTTCAACCATGCCCTCCTTGCTAAGGTTGCTTGGCGCTTGATCACTGCACCCCACTGCTTTTTCTCGAGAATTGTTTTGGGGAAGTATTGCCATAAAACGTCCTTCCTAAAGATAGCCCCTTCCTCTTGCATCTCTCATGGCTGGCGGGGTATTCTGAAAGGCAGGGACTTGCTGCTGCAACATCTAGGAAAGGCCATCGGGAATGGGGAATCTACGCACGTCTGGTCGGATTCTTGGATCA
Proteins encoded in this window:
- the LOC106339114 gene encoding uncharacterized protein LOC106339114, with protein sequence MAVKTDISKAYDRLEWSFIHIMLEQMGFSLTWIHWMMQCISTVSYSFLLNDEVVGRVIPERGIRQGDPLSPYIFILCAEVLSGLCKRAQQDGTMPGIRIARKSPKINHLLFAEDTMFFTTSGESSCTSLSKILHDYESASGQKINVLKSSISFASKTPPEIRARVKQQLGIDKEGGVGKYLGLPEHFGRRKKNLFSSIVDRMHQKSISWSTQFLSTIGKAIMLQSVLSSVPNFAMTCFLLPISLCKRIQSVLTRFWWDTKAGERKICWVSWEDLTLPESLGGLGFRDIQIFNHALLAKVAWRLITAPHCFFSRIVLGKYCHKTSFLKIAPSSCISHGWRGILKGRDLLLQHLGKAIGNGESTHVWSDSWINPEAGIKPTGPVFLQNIDLMVSDLLTRETKEWNKIRINQLLPELSAHILAITPSCLRGQDSYVWPLQKSGQYTVKSGYFSAQNTNHQDTRQTLLPANFDWKKHVWNLHTQPKVKHFLWKVLRNAIPTEISDHIFLHCSFAREVWTFGPWNTPTALLSDTPLSTAFLATSSHGSCGTSGSPEIREFLRIDKSPPPQEVMAQAIRSMREWEQAQPRPQYPVTGISPASEARYGSLPPSTILCNTDASWKSQSAGLAWIFTNQEGSEVASKGISLHHVSSPCMAEALAIRGALLNAASLDYHNICLRSDSQELIRAINGRKWTIELHGVLSDIDSLVFSASSIFTFCRFEFTLRSSNGPADRLAKAHISLY